One region of Gossypium raimondii isolate GPD5lz chromosome 6, ASM2569854v1, whole genome shotgun sequence genomic DNA includes:
- the LOC105773595 gene encoding protein BUNDLE SHEATH DEFECTIVE 2, chloroplastic isoform X3 — translation MASASYSPHLLPFPSTQKPTGTIFSCTACNSKVFPYHGAFRDCSAAKLQSVIKAKAAPSNRNTKPNSVICGDCDGNGAVVCSQCKGSGVNPVDFFNGQFKAGDSCWLCGKEMLCGNCNGAGFIGGFMSTDDE, via the exons ATGGCCTCTGCTTCATACTCGCCACATTTACTACCCTTTCCATCCACACAAAAACCAA CAGGGACAATATTCAGTTGTACTGCTTGCAATTCCAAAGTTTTTCCTTATCATGGTGCCTTTCGAGACTGCTCCGCTGCTAAACTTCAATCTGTGATAAAAGCCAAG GCTGCCCCAAGTAACCGAAACACCAAACCCAATAGTGTCATCTGTGGTGATTGCGATGGAAATG GTGCAGTTGTTTGCTCTCAATGCAAAGGCAGTGGAGTCAACCCTGTTGATTTCTTTAATGGACAATTCAAAGCCGGTGATTCCTGTTGGCTTTGCGG AAAGGAGATGTTATGTGGAAATTGCAATGGTGCTGGCTTCATTGGGGGGTTTATGAGCACTGATGATGAGTAG
- the LOC105773593 gene encoding SPX domain-containing protein 2 isoform X1, with amino-acid sequence MKFCKSLSILIEEALPDWRDKFLPYKDLKKQLKLIYPKDGSEKQPNKRPRLDSMDGGDGKDSEVSKEVMDFVLLLENEVEKFNTFFVEKEEDYVIKWRELQDRAEKAKASDGGLMNVGREIVDFHGEMVLLENYSALNYTGLVKIIKKYDKRSGALVRLPFIQKVLQQPFYRTDVLNELVKECEMVLDRLFSTNEPSALPDVTNEKDHKPDTSSRSNENLLKVPKELAEIKDMENMYMKQTLSALHVLKEIRSGSSTVSVFSLPPLQNRALDDQKKITVLEQAAK; translated from the exons ATGAAGTTTTGTAAGAGCTTAAGCATATTGATCGAAGAAGCGTTGCCTGATTGGAGAGATAAGTTTTTGCCTTACAAGGATTTGAAGAAGCAGTTGAAGTTGATATACCCCAAAGATGGGAGCGAGAAGCAGCCTAACAAACGGCCCAGATTAGATTCAATGGACGGTGGGGATGGGAAGGACAGCGAGGTTTCCAAGGAGGTGATggattttgttttgttgttggAAAATGAAGTGGAGAAATTCAATACCTTTTTCGTTGAGAAAGAAGAGGATTATGTTATCAAATGGAGG GAACTGCAAGATAGAGCAGAAAAGGCCAAAGCATCAGATGGAGGGTTGATGAATGTTGGGAGGGAGATTGTGGATTTTCACGGAGAGATGGTTCTGTTGGAGAATTACAGTGCCCTTAACTATACAG GACTAGTGAAGATAATAAAGAAATACGACAAGCGAAGCGGTGCTCTTGTTCGCTTGCCCTTCATTCAAAAGGTCTTGCAACAACCGTTCTACCGGACCGATGTTCTTAATGAGCTTGTGAAGGAGTGTGAGATGGTACTTGATCGTCTTTTCTCCACGAATGAACCATCGGCGTTACCTGATGTAACCAACGAGAAAGACCACAAACCTGATACTTCTAGCAGAAGTAATGAAAACTTGCTCAAAGTTCCAAAAGAACTTGCAGAAATCAAGGATATGGAGAACATGTATATGAAGCAAACTTTGTCAGCACTACACGTCTTGAAAGAGATCCGGAGCGGAAGCTCAACCGTGAGCGTGTTCTCACTGCCGCCTTTGCAAAATCGTGCATTGGATGATCAGAAGAAAATTACTGTGTTAGAACAGGCAGCCAAATAA
- the LOC105773595 gene encoding protein BUNDLE SHEATH DEFECTIVE 2, chloroplastic isoform X2: MASASYSPHLLPFPSTQKPRTIFSCTACNSKVFPYHGAFRDCSAAKLQSVIKAKAAPSNRNTKPNSVICGDCDGNGAVVCSQCKGSGVNPVDFFNGQFKAGDSCWLCGGRKEMLCGNCNGAGFIGGFMSTDDE; encoded by the exons ATGGCCTCTGCTTCATACTCGCCACATTTACTACCCTTTCCATCCACACAAAAACCAA GGACAATATTCAGTTGTACTGCTTGCAATTCCAAAGTTTTTCCTTATCATGGTGCCTTTCGAGACTGCTCCGCTGCTAAACTTCAATCTGTGATAAAAGCCAAG GCTGCCCCAAGTAACCGAAACACCAAACCCAATAGTGTCATCTGTGGTGATTGCGATGGAAATG GTGCAGTTGTTTGCTCTCAATGCAAAGGCAGTGGAGTCAACCCTGTTGATTTCTTTAATGGACAATTCAAAGCCGGTGATTCCTGTTGGCTTTGCGG GGGCAGAAAGGAGATGTTATGTGGAAATTGCAATGGTGCTGGCTTCATTGGGGGGTTTATGAGCACTGATGATGAGTAG
- the LOC105773658 gene encoding DEAD-box ATP-dependent RNA helicase 15 isoform X1 codes for MGETRDNDAYEEELLDYEEEEEKAPDSVTAKVNGEAGKKGYVGIHSSGFRDFLLKPELLRAIVDSGFEHPSEVQHECIPQAILGMDVICQAKSGMGKTAVFVLSSLQQIEPTPGQVIALVLCHTRELAYQICHEFERFSTYLPDIKVAVFYGGVNVKVHKDLLKNECPHIVVGTPGRILALARDKDLSLKNVRHFILDECDKMLESLDMRRDVQEIFKMTPHDKQVMMFSATLSKEIRPVCKKFMQDPMEIYVDDEAKLTLHGLVQHYIKLSELEKNRKLNDLLDALDFNQVVIFVKSVNRAAELNKLLVECNFPSICIHSGMSQEERLTRYKGFKEGHKRILVATDLVGRGIDIERVNIVINYDMPDSADTYLHRVGRAGRFGTKGLAITFVSSASDSDVLNQVQERFEVDIKELPEQIDTSTYMPS; via the exons ATGGGAGAAACGAGGGACAACGATGCTTACGAGGAAGAGCTTCTCGACTAcgaggaagaagaagagaaagcaCCTGACTCCGTCACTGCTAAAGTCAACGGCGAGGCCGGGAAGAA GGGCTATGTTGGGATTCACAGTTCAGGATTCAGAGACTTCCTTTTGAAGCCAGAGCTTCTTCGGGCAATTGTTGACTCTGGGTTTGAGCACCCTTCCGAAG TGCAACATGAATGTATTCCCCAAGCTATACTGGGTATGGATGTCATTTGCCAAGCTAAATCAGGGATGGGAAAGACTGCGGTTTTTGTTTTGTCATCATTACAGCAGATTGAGCCAACTCCGGGACAAGTTATTGCTCTCGTTTTATGCCATACAAGAGAGTTAGCTTATCAG ATTTGTCATGAGTTCGAGAGGTTCAGTACTTACCTGCCTGATATTAAGGTTGCTGTCTTCTATGGTGGTGTCAATGTCAAAGTACACAAAGATCTGCTGAAAAATGAATGCCCCCACATTGTTGTTGGGACACCTGGAAGGATATTGGCTCTGGCTAGAGACAAGGACCTTTCATTGAAGAATGTCAGGCATTTCATTCTTGATGAATGTGACAAGATGCTTGAATCACTTG ACATGAGGAGAGATGTGCAGGAAATTTTCAAGATGACCCCCCATGATAAGCAAGTTATGATGTTTTCTGCTACGCTCAGCAAAGAAATTCGCCCGGTTTGCAAGAAATTTATGCAAGAT CCAATGGAAATTTATGTGGACGACGAGGCCAAGTTGACCCTTCATGGTCTTGTGCAG CACTACATCAAATTGAGTGAGCTGGAGAAAAACCGCAAGTTGAATGACCTCCTTGATGCATTGGACTTCAACCAAGTTGTTATCTTTGTCAAAAGTGTGAACCGAGCTGCTGAGTTAAACAAGTTACTTGTAGAGTGTAATTTTCCTTCTATATGCATCCACTCTGGCATGTCCCAGGAGGAAAG GCTGACTCGGTACAAGGGTTTCAAGGAGGGGCATAAAAGAATTCTAGTGGCCACAGATTTGGTTGGAAGGGGAATTGACATTGAACGTGTTAACATTGTCATCAACTACGATATGCCAGATTCTGCTGATACATACCTGCACAGG GTTGGTAGGGCTGGTAGGTTTGGTACCAAGGGTCTTGCAATTACATTTGTTTCATCTGCTTCAGATTCTGATGTGCTCAATCAG GTCCAGGAGAGGTTTGAGGTGGATATAAAGGAGCTTCCTGAGCAGATTGATACATCTACATACA TGCCATCATAA
- the LOC105773593 gene encoding SPX domain-containing protein 2 isoform X2, which yields MKWRNSIPFSLRKKRIMLSNGGRMQVELAALDAWLLWHFRQISFSLQRVLLLSPCDLQELQDRAEKAKASDGGLMNVGREIVDFHGEMVLLENYSALNYTGLVKIIKKYDKRSGALVRLPFIQKVLQQPFYRTDVLNELVKECEMVLDRLFSTNEPSALPDVTNEKDHKPDTSSRSNENLLKVPKELAEIKDMENMYMKQTLSALHVLKEIRSGSSTVSVFSLPPLQNRALDDQKKITVLEQAAK from the exons ATGAAGTGGAGAAATTCAATACCTTTTTCGTTGAGAAAGAAGAGGATTATGTTATCAAATGGAGG TCGGATGCAAGTCGAGTTGGCGGCGTTGGATGCTTGGCTTCTTTGGCACTTCCGACAGATTTCCTTTTCCCTGCAGCGTGTTTTATTGCTTTCTCCTTGTGACTTGCAGGAACTGCAAGATAGAGCAGAAAAGGCCAAAGCATCAGATGGAGGGTTGATGAATGTTGGGAGGGAGATTGTGGATTTTCACGGAGAGATGGTTCTGTTGGAGAATTACAGTGCCCTTAACTATACAG GACTAGTGAAGATAATAAAGAAATACGACAAGCGAAGCGGTGCTCTTGTTCGCTTGCCCTTCATTCAAAAGGTCTTGCAACAACCGTTCTACCGGACCGATGTTCTTAATGAGCTTGTGAAGGAGTGTGAGATGGTACTTGATCGTCTTTTCTCCACGAATGAACCATCGGCGTTACCTGATGTAACCAACGAGAAAGACCACAAACCTGATACTTCTAGCAGAAGTAATGAAAACTTGCTCAAAGTTCCAAAAGAACTTGCAGAAATCAAGGATATGGAGAACATGTATATGAAGCAAACTTTGTCAGCACTACACGTCTTGAAAGAGATCCGGAGCGGAAGCTCAACCGTGAGCGTGTTCTCACTGCCGCCTTTGCAAAATCGTGCATTGGATGATCAGAAGAAAATTACTGTGTTAGAACAGGCAGCCAAATAA
- the LOC105773592 gene encoding probable carboxylesterase 17 codes for MSIVAEAPNYLQVFSDGSVKRFAPEVAPTSEESSGGYKSKDVIIDPPKAITGRIFLPDIPGPCTSSLPVLVYFHGGGFCIGSTTWLGYHHFLGDFSVVSHSIVLSVDYRLAPEHRLPIAYDDCYSSLEWLCSQVSNEPWLKQADISRVFLSGDSAGGNIVHQVAIKAMRKETLRVKVKGLLLIHTFFGSEERTEKERADGATGYVAMNDMFWKLSIPDGSNRDYFGCNFKKQEVSEAEWREFPAVTVYVAGLDFLKERGVMYAKFFQRKEVKRMKLVETENKSHVFHVFHPKSEATCSLQRQMSEFMKNN; via the coding sequence ATGTCTATAGTAGCAGAAGCACCCAATTACCTTCAGGTCTTTTCTGATGGTTCAGTAAAACGGTTTGCACCCGAAGTAGCTCCCACCTCTGAAGAATCCTCTGGTGGATACAAGTCTAAGGACGTGATCATCGATCCGCCAAAAGCTATAACTGGGAGGATTTTCCTTCCTGATATCCCAGGACCATGCACCTCATCACTTCCGGTTCTTGTCTATTTTCATGGTGGTGGGTTTTGCATCGGCTCAACCACGTGGCTCGGCTACCATCATTTCCTTGGAGATTTTTCCGTCGTGTCACATTCCATTGTCCTTTCGGTTGACTACCGTTTGGCACCTGAACATCGCCTCCCTATAGCTTACGATGACTGTTATAGCTCCCTGGAATGGCTGTGCAGCCAAGTTAGTAATGAACCATGGTTGAAGCAAGCTGATATCTCTCGTGTGTTTCTCTCCGGAGACAGTGCCGGTGGGAACATCGTTCATCAGGTTGCTATTAAAGCAATGAGAAAAGAAACTTTACGTGTTAAGGTTAAAGGGTTATTGTTGATACATACATTTTTTGGCAGTGAAGAAAGGACTGAGAAAGAGAGGGCAGATGGTGCAACTGGCTATGTAGCAATGAATGACATGTTTTGGAAACTAAGCATACCCGATGGTTCAAACCGTGATTACTTCGGATGTAACTTCAAGAAGCAAGAGGTTTCCGAAGCCGAATGGAGAGAATTTCCTGCAGTGACGGTTTACGTGGCTGGTTTGGATTTCTTGAAGGAAAGAGGAGTGATGTATGCTAAGTTTTTCCAGAGGAAAGAAGTGAAAAGGATGAAACTCGTCGAAACCGAAAACAAGTCCCATGTCTTCCATGTGTTTCATCCGAAATCAGAGGCGACTTGTTCACTCCAGCGACAGATGAGTGAGTTCATGAAGAACAATTAA
- the LOC105773658 gene encoding DEAD-box ATP-dependent RNA helicase 15 isoform X2 yields MDVICQAKSGMGKTAVFVLSSLQQIEPTPGQVIALVLCHTRELAYQICHEFERFSTYLPDIKVAVFYGGVNVKVHKDLLKNECPHIVVGTPGRILALARDKDLSLKNVRHFILDECDKMLESLDMRRDVQEIFKMTPHDKQVMMFSATLSKEIRPVCKKFMQDPMEIYVDDEAKLTLHGLVQHYIKLSELEKNRKLNDLLDALDFNQVVIFVKSVNRAAELNKLLVECNFPSICIHSGMSQEERLTRYKGFKEGHKRILVATDLVGRGIDIERVNIVINYDMPDSADTYLHRVGRAGRFGTKGLAITFVSSASDSDVLNQVQERFEVDIKELPEQIDTSTYMPS; encoded by the exons ATGGATGTCATTTGCCAAGCTAAATCAGGGATGGGAAAGACTGCGGTTTTTGTTTTGTCATCATTACAGCAGATTGAGCCAACTCCGGGACAAGTTATTGCTCTCGTTTTATGCCATACAAGAGAGTTAGCTTATCAG ATTTGTCATGAGTTCGAGAGGTTCAGTACTTACCTGCCTGATATTAAGGTTGCTGTCTTCTATGGTGGTGTCAATGTCAAAGTACACAAAGATCTGCTGAAAAATGAATGCCCCCACATTGTTGTTGGGACACCTGGAAGGATATTGGCTCTGGCTAGAGACAAGGACCTTTCATTGAAGAATGTCAGGCATTTCATTCTTGATGAATGTGACAAGATGCTTGAATCACTTG ACATGAGGAGAGATGTGCAGGAAATTTTCAAGATGACCCCCCATGATAAGCAAGTTATGATGTTTTCTGCTACGCTCAGCAAAGAAATTCGCCCGGTTTGCAAGAAATTTATGCAAGAT CCAATGGAAATTTATGTGGACGACGAGGCCAAGTTGACCCTTCATGGTCTTGTGCAG CACTACATCAAATTGAGTGAGCTGGAGAAAAACCGCAAGTTGAATGACCTCCTTGATGCATTGGACTTCAACCAAGTTGTTATCTTTGTCAAAAGTGTGAACCGAGCTGCTGAGTTAAACAAGTTACTTGTAGAGTGTAATTTTCCTTCTATATGCATCCACTCTGGCATGTCCCAGGAGGAAAG GCTGACTCGGTACAAGGGTTTCAAGGAGGGGCATAAAAGAATTCTAGTGGCCACAGATTTGGTTGGAAGGGGAATTGACATTGAACGTGTTAACATTGTCATCAACTACGATATGCCAGATTCTGCTGATACATACCTGCACAGG GTTGGTAGGGCTGGTAGGTTTGGTACCAAGGGTCTTGCAATTACATTTGTTTCATCTGCTTCAGATTCTGATGTGCTCAATCAG GTCCAGGAGAGGTTTGAGGTGGATATAAAGGAGCTTCCTGAGCAGATTGATACATCTACATACA TGCCATCATAA
- the LOC105773595 gene encoding protein BUNDLE SHEATH DEFECTIVE 2, chloroplastic isoform X1, with translation MASASYSPHLLPFPSTQKPTGTIFSCTACNSKVFPYHGAFRDCSAAKLQSVIKAKAAPSNRNTKPNSVICGDCDGNGAVVCSQCKGSGVNPVDFFNGQFKAGDSCWLCGGRKEMLCGNCNGAGFIGGFMSTDDE, from the exons ATGGCCTCTGCTTCATACTCGCCACATTTACTACCCTTTCCATCCACACAAAAACCAA CAGGGACAATATTCAGTTGTACTGCTTGCAATTCCAAAGTTTTTCCTTATCATGGTGCCTTTCGAGACTGCTCCGCTGCTAAACTTCAATCTGTGATAAAAGCCAAG GCTGCCCCAAGTAACCGAAACACCAAACCCAATAGTGTCATCTGTGGTGATTGCGATGGAAATG GTGCAGTTGTTTGCTCTCAATGCAAAGGCAGTGGAGTCAACCCTGTTGATTTCTTTAATGGACAATTCAAAGCCGGTGATTCCTGTTGGCTTTGCGG GGGCAGAAAGGAGATGTTATGTGGAAATTGCAATGGTGCTGGCTTCATTGGGGGGTTTATGAGCACTGATGATGAGTAG